A window from Candidatus Nitrospira neomarina encodes these proteins:
- a CDS encoding efflux RND transporter permease subunit, whose protein sequence is MAKFFIDRPIVAIVISIIMVVLGLVSMVQLPIALFPNIAPPEIMLQATYVGADAVTLEQSVATPIEQQMAGVDNSIYMYSMNANNGQMTLRVDFDVDTIPNDDQILTQMRYMQAESQLPADVRNYGVTIKKATTSPLAIFSLYSPGGTYDEIFLANYAYVNINDSLARVPGVAQVLIFGAGQYAMRFWVDPDHLAKLEITVAEILDAIKKQNTVNPAGQIGGQPVPQGQEFTYTVLAQGRLANEEEFGQIIVRANPDGSIIRLKDVARIELGAQTYSQIGRLDGQPSAAIAIYQLPGSNAITTMDQAEKLMAEMKLRFPDDLEYKIALDTTLAVREGIKEIVHTLFEAVILVIIVVFLFLQGWRATLIPLIAVPVSLIGTFTVFPLLDFSINTLSLLGLVLAIGLVVDDAIVVVEAVEHHIEKGLSPKDATRKAMDEVSGPVIAIALILSAVFIPTAFIPGITGSFYQQFALTIALSVILSAFNALTLSPALSAMLLRPKTPARGPLGAFFEWFNNRFERATTGYVGYCHHLIRKAGRSMVILLVFIIAAGFLGTRLPTGFLPTEDQGYVFLNLQLPLASSLQRTNEVAKKVEAILLETPGIQHVTTVVGYSLLSSVTTTYNGFFFVTLAPWEERTKPEEKLAAIFKDVNQKLAALPEAMAFLFPPPAIPGVGTSGGVSFVLEDRSGQDVAFLAHNLENFMEAARQRPEVASVNTTFIPAVPQVFAKVDRDKALKQGVQLEDVYKTLQAFMGGVMVNYFNRFGRVWQVYVQAEGDFRTNAENVGQFYVRNTSGEMVPLSTLVTMEKVSGPEFTMRFNGYRSAQIFASGKPGYTSGQVMEALEEVFTETMPREMGFDYMGMSFQEKAAAEGVPASVIFGFSLLFVFLILAAQYESWGLPFSVLLCTPIAVFGAFGALWALGMENNVFTQIGLIMLIGLSAKNAILIVEFAKMEYEKGRSLVEAALTGARLRLRPILMTSLAFILGVVPLVLSSGSGAHGRILLGVAVIGGMIAASFIAIFLIPVAFYVVERLMHRHDGELPPGPEGPESDDFRFLEDESSLSITSPHKTGQAPIHLHGEH, encoded by the coding sequence ATGGCCAAATTCTTTATCGACCGCCCGATTGTGGCCATCGTCATTTCGATCATCATGGTGGTGCTTGGCCTCGTCTCCATGGTGCAACTTCCCATCGCGCTGTTTCCCAACATTGCCCCTCCTGAAATCATGTTACAGGCCACGTATGTCGGCGCGGATGCCGTCACCCTGGAGCAGTCCGTGGCCACTCCCATCGAACAGCAGATGGCCGGAGTAGACAATTCCATTTATATGTATTCCATGAACGCCAACAACGGCCAGATGACGTTGCGCGTGGATTTTGACGTCGACACGATACCCAACGATGACCAGATCCTGACGCAGATGCGTTACATGCAGGCCGAATCGCAATTGCCTGCAGACGTGAGAAACTATGGGGTCACGATCAAAAAGGCCACCACCAGCCCTCTGGCGATTTTCAGCCTCTATTCTCCTGGCGGCACGTATGACGAAATCTTCCTGGCCAATTACGCCTACGTCAACATCAACGATTCCCTTGCGAGGGTTCCCGGTGTGGCGCAGGTCTTGATCTTCGGGGCGGGTCAATATGCCATGCGCTTCTGGGTAGACCCCGACCATCTGGCTAAACTGGAAATCACGGTAGCCGAGATTCTGGATGCCATCAAGAAACAGAACACAGTCAACCCTGCCGGTCAGATCGGTGGGCAGCCCGTTCCCCAGGGACAGGAATTCACCTATACGGTCCTCGCCCAGGGTCGTCTGGCCAACGAGGAGGAGTTCGGGCAGATCATCGTGCGTGCCAACCCGGACGGCTCCATCATCCGGTTAAAGGATGTGGCGCGTATCGAACTCGGTGCGCAAACCTACAGCCAGATCGGCCGTCTGGACGGACAGCCCAGTGCGGCCATTGCGATTTATCAACTTCCTGGCTCAAATGCCATCACCACTATGGATCAAGCCGAGAAACTGATGGCAGAGATGAAGCTGCGGTTTCCTGATGATCTGGAGTACAAGATCGCGCTCGACACAACCCTGGCGGTGCGAGAGGGCATTAAGGAAATCGTACATACCCTCTTCGAAGCGGTGATCCTCGTGATTATTGTGGTCTTCCTCTTCCTTCAGGGATGGCGGGCCACCCTCATTCCGCTCATTGCGGTTCCTGTTTCTCTTATCGGGACATTCACGGTATTCCCTCTATTGGACTTCTCGATCAACACGCTGTCATTGCTGGGGCTGGTCCTGGCCATCGGACTTGTCGTTGATGATGCCATCGTCGTGGTCGAGGCAGTCGAACACCATATCGAGAAGGGACTGTCCCCGAAGGATGCCACCCGGAAAGCCATGGATGAGGTCTCCGGACCGGTCATTGCGATCGCTCTAATCCTCTCGGCGGTTTTCATCCCGACGGCCTTCATTCCGGGGATTACCGGAAGCTTCTATCAGCAGTTTGCACTCACGATTGCTCTATCAGTCATTCTTTCCGCCTTTAATGCGTTAACACTCAGCCCGGCGCTCTCTGCCATGCTCCTGCGTCCCAAAACCCCTGCACGAGGACCATTGGGAGCCTTTTTTGAGTGGTTTAATAACCGGTTTGAACGGGCCACCACCGGATATGTTGGGTATTGCCACCATCTCATTCGCAAGGCCGGACGGTCCATGGTCATACTGCTTGTGTTCATTATTGCCGCAGGGTTTTTGGGAACACGCCTTCCCACCGGCTTCCTTCCGACGGAGGATCAGGGATATGTTTTCCTGAACCTCCAACTGCCGTTAGCGTCCTCCCTGCAACGGACAAATGAAGTCGCCAAGAAGGTCGAAGCTATTCTGCTCGAGACTCCCGGCATTCAACACGTAACCACCGTCGTGGGGTACAGTTTGTTGAGCAGTGTGACGACCACCTATAACGGATTCTTTTTTGTCACCCTCGCTCCATGGGAGGAACGCACCAAACCGGAGGAAAAACTTGCGGCTATTTTCAAGGATGTGAACCAGAAACTTGCGGCATTACCTGAAGCGATGGCCTTTCTTTTCCCTCCGCCGGCCATCCCTGGCGTGGGGACCTCGGGAGGCGTTTCCTTTGTCCTGGAGGATCGTTCCGGACAGGATGTGGCCTTTCTTGCCCACAACCTCGAAAATTTTATGGAGGCTGCCCGTCAACGACCGGAAGTCGCTTCCGTGAATACCACCTTTATCCCTGCCGTGCCTCAAGTGTTTGCCAAAGTTGATCGGGACAAAGCGCTCAAACAAGGGGTGCAACTGGAGGATGTCTATAAAACCCTCCAGGCCTTCATGGGGGGGGTGATGGTGAACTATTTCAATCGGTTCGGCCGGGTCTGGCAAGTGTATGTGCAGGCGGAAGGAGACTTTCGGACCAATGCCGAAAACGTCGGTCAATTTTACGTACGAAATACGTCCGGTGAAATGGTCCCACTCTCGACCCTTGTCACCATGGAAAAAGTTTCCGGGCCCGAATTCACCATGCGCTTCAACGGCTACCGGTCCGCACAAATTTTCGCGTCCGGGAAACCGGGGTATACCTCCGGTCAGGTCATGGAGGCCTTGGAGGAAGTCTTTACCGAAACCATGCCACGTGAAATGGGCTTCGATTACATGGGCATGTCATTCCAGGAAAAGGCCGCGGCTGAGGGAGTACCGGCCAGTGTGATTTTCGGCTTTTCCCTCCTCTTTGTCTTTCTTATTCTGGCAGCCCAGTATGAGAGTTGGGGTCTCCCCTTCAGTGTGCTTCTCTGCACGCCGATTGCCGTGTTCGGAGCGTTTGGAGCTCTGTGGGCACTTGGAATGGAAAACAACGTGTTCACGCAGATCGGCCTCATCATGCTCATCGGCCTGTCTGCAAAAAACGCGATCCTGATCGTGGAATTCGCAAAAATGGAATATGAAAAAGGTCGTTCTCTTGTGGAGGCCGCACTTACGGGAGCCCGGCTACGGCTACGGCCGATCCTGATGACCTCGCTGGCTTTTATCCTGGGAGTGGTTCCTCTGGTGCTCTCATCCGGATCAGGAGCACACGGGAGAATTCTTCTCGGGGTGGCCGTGATCGGGGGTATGATCGCCGCCAGCTTTATTGCCATTTTTCTTATCCCCGTTGCGTTTTATGTCGTGGAACGGCTCATGCACCGTCATGACGGGGAACTCCCGCCTGGACCTGAGGGACCGGAATCCGATGACTTCCGGTTCTTGGAAGATGAAAGTTCACTTTCAATAACTTCACCACACAAAACCGGACAGGCTCCAATTCATCTTCATGGAGAGCACTGA
- a CDS encoding arylsulfatase: protein MKGVLRVSLAILAVLSLPLGAAGEFQLDRTVLPIHEPEYPSITELDARNATPPPRFEVKAPADAPNVLLIMIDDMGFGMPSAFGGPIHMPTVERLANQGLRYNHFHTTALCSPTRAALLSGRNHHMNNMGAITEAATAFPGNTGQRPNNVAPLAEMLRLNGYSTAFFGKNHETAAWEVSPSGPTDRWPTRSGFDKFYGFIGGETNQWAPLVYDGLTQVELPKDPNYHFMNDMTNQAIHWMRYQKSLTPDKPYFIYFAPGATHAPHHVPKEWIKKYKGKFDGGWDQFREETLARQIKLGVVPAGTKLAPKPEAIKDWDQLTADEKKLFARQMEVFAGFGEYTDREIGRLVQAVEQTGHMDNTLILYIIGDNGTSAEGGMSGLFNEMTYFNRVPETVQDILTHYDDLGGPLSYPHMAAGWAVAGDTPFMWTKQVPSNFGGTRNGMVIHWPKRIKAKGEVRQQFHHVIDVAPTVLEAAGLPEPTMVNGTKQSPIEGVSMVYTFDDAQAKGRHQVQYFEILGNRGIYADGWFAGTIHRAPWEFEPRRALLDDIWELYDTRDDFSLTNDLAAKNPDKLKELQALFMEEAVKYRVLPIDDRLLERINAATAGRPDLMAGRTSLTLYEGMEGMSENVFINTKNRSHTITAELEIPDEGANGVILAQAGRFGGWSLYVKDGKPTYTYNFLGLQRFTVAAPHTLEPGKVTIRYEFVYEGPGMGKGGVGTIFVNDQKVAEGNIKHTQCCVFSADEGADVGLDEGTPVIENYGIPAPYRFNGTIKQVTIDLQDMKAADRHKANQARVEYAHKKALSD, encoded by the coding sequence ATGAAGGGTGTACTTCGTGTTTCCCTCGCCATTTTGGCGGTGTTATCCCTTCCGCTGGGTGCAGCGGGTGAATTTCAGCTTGATCGGACAGTGCTACCGATTCATGAGCCGGAATACCCTTCGATCACAGAGTTGGACGCTCGAAATGCCACTCCTCCCCCAAGATTCGAAGTGAAAGCACCGGCGGACGCACCCAATGTGCTCCTCATCATGATCGACGATATGGGCTTCGGAATGCCCAGCGCCTTCGGCGGGCCCATTCATATGCCGACCGTCGAACGATTGGCTAACCAGGGACTTCGCTATAACCATTTCCATACGACTGCCCTCTGCTCGCCGACCCGGGCCGCCTTGTTGAGCGGCCGCAACCATCACATGAACAACATGGGCGCCATCACGGAGGCCGCGACCGCATTCCCGGGCAATACGGGACAGCGTCCGAACAATGTGGCCCCCCTGGCGGAAATGCTGCGGCTGAACGGTTACAGCACCGCGTTCTTCGGCAAGAACCACGAAACGGCGGCCTGGGAAGTGAGCCCTTCCGGTCCGACCGACCGCTGGCCAACCCGTTCCGGCTTCGACAAATTCTACGGTTTCATCGGGGGTGAAACGAATCAATGGGCTCCCCTGGTCTACGACGGACTGACGCAAGTGGAACTGCCAAAAGATCCGAACTACCATTTCATGAACGACATGACAAACCAAGCCATTCACTGGATGCGGTACCAAAAGTCGCTCACGCCGGATAAGCCCTATTTTATTTATTTTGCGCCGGGGGCGACCCACGCGCCCCATCATGTGCCAAAGGAATGGATTAAAAAGTATAAGGGGAAGTTTGACGGAGGTTGGGATCAGTTTCGGGAAGAGACCCTGGCCCGCCAGATCAAACTTGGGGTGGTGCCTGCAGGCACGAAGCTCGCGCCGAAACCCGAAGCCATCAAGGACTGGGACCAATTGACAGCGGATGAGAAAAAGTTGTTTGCACGACAAATGGAAGTATTCGCGGGGTTCGGCGAATATACCGACAGGGAAATCGGACGACTGGTGCAAGCGGTCGAGCAGACCGGCCACATGGACAACACCCTGATCCTCTATATCATCGGGGACAATGGCACAAGTGCGGAAGGCGGCATGAGCGGCCTGTTCAACGAGATGACGTATTTTAACCGGGTTCCCGAAACTGTCCAGGACATCCTGACGCATTACGATGATCTCGGAGGACCGTTGTCGTATCCTCACATGGCAGCGGGATGGGCAGTGGCCGGTGATACACCCTTTATGTGGACCAAGCAGGTGCCTTCCAACTTCGGCGGCACCCGGAACGGAATGGTCATTCACTGGCCAAAAAGAATCAAGGCCAAAGGGGAGGTTCGCCAACAATTCCACCACGTGATCGATGTGGCACCGACTGTGCTGGAGGCTGCCGGTCTACCGGAGCCGACAATGGTTAACGGCACGAAACAGTCTCCAATTGAAGGCGTAAGCATGGTCTATACGTTCGATGATGCCCAGGCGAAGGGTCGGCACCAGGTCCAGTATTTTGAAATTCTCGGTAACCGCGGCATCTACGCCGACGGCTGGTTCGCTGGAACCATCCACCGGGCACCGTGGGAATTCGAGCCACGAAGGGCACTTCTTGATGATATATGGGAGCTATACGACACTCGCGACGATTTCAGCCTAACGAACGATCTGGCTGCCAAGAATCCAGATAAGCTGAAGGAACTGCAGGCTCTGTTCATGGAGGAAGCCGTCAAATATCGCGTGTTGCCCATAGATGACCGTCTTCTGGAGCGCATTAACGCCGCCACGGCGGGCCGGCCGGATTTGATGGCAGGACGCACATCCCTGACCCTTTATGAGGGCATGGAGGGAATGTCGGAAAATGTCTTCATCAACACCAAAAATCGCTCTCACACCATTACGGCTGAGCTGGAAATTCCTGATGAAGGCGCTAACGGCGTGATCCTTGCGCAAGCGGGACGGTTCGGCGGCTGGAGTCTGTATGTGAAAGACGGGAAGCCGACCTATACCTATAACTTCCTCGGCTTACAGCGGTTCACCGTGGCGGCTCCACATACTCTTGAACCCGGCAAAGTCACGATACGGTACGAATTCGTCTATGAGGGACCCGGTATGGGCAAAGGGGGCGTCGGGACAATTTTTGTCAATGATCAGAAAGTGGCCGAGGGAAACATCAAGCACACGCAATGCTGCGTGTTTTCCGCGGACGAGGGTGCCGATGTCGGGTTGGATGAAGGGACGCCTGTCATTGAGAACTATGGAATTCCGGCGCCCTATCGATTCAACGGAACGATCAAGCAGGTCACAATTGATCTTCAGGATATGAAAGCTGCCGACCGGCACAAAGCCAATCAAGCTCGCGTTGAATATGCTCACAAAAAAGCTTTGTCCGACTAA
- a CDS encoding efflux RND transporter periplasmic adaptor subunit, which produces MRVQPPHTSFRRGSELLLCLMLAMIFGCDRPEAESTAMPPEVLVAEVIQKDVPIYGEWVGTTVGYVDAQIRARIQGYLLSRHYTEGSVVKANDLLFKIDPRPYKATLDQLKAELIRADAAYQKSLLDIKRNTPLAAEGAISQKELDDAIQAGTANRASVASARAKLDNAQLNLDWTSVTSPISGIAGIATAQIGDLIVENTVMTTVSQVDPIKVNFPISEREYLQFADRIAKAGSKAEAQRSNKHHLELVLADGSVYPHKGRAVLADRQVDGKTGTITIVSYFPNPTHLLRPGLFAKVRASIETRIGGLLVPQRAVKELQGTYQVGVIGAENKVAFRKVIPSHRIGSLWLIDEGLKPGEMVIVEGLLKVRDGMEVTPKLIQAETQPGSESSPEQHGTTQ; this is translated from the coding sequence ATGCGAGTACAACCCCCACATACCTCTTTCAGGAGAGGGTCAGAGCTGCTGCTATGCCTGATGTTGGCGATGATCTTTGGGTGCGATCGCCCCGAGGCGGAATCCACCGCAATGCCCCCAGAAGTGTTGGTTGCGGAGGTGATACAAAAGGACGTTCCGATTTATGGGGAGTGGGTCGGGACGACAGTTGGCTATGTGGATGCGCAGATTCGCGCCAGAATTCAGGGATATCTCCTGTCCCGGCATTACACGGAAGGATCAGTGGTCAAAGCCAACGATCTCCTGTTTAAAATCGATCCACGACCCTACAAGGCAACCCTGGATCAGTTGAAGGCCGAACTCATCAGGGCGGACGCGGCCTATCAAAAGAGCCTGCTTGACATCAAGCGGAACACCCCTCTTGCGGCGGAAGGGGCCATCAGCCAGAAGGAACTGGATGATGCCATACAAGCCGGCACGGCAAACCGGGCCTCGGTCGCCTCCGCGCGCGCCAAATTGGACAACGCGCAACTCAATCTTGATTGGACCAGTGTGACCTCTCCGATCAGCGGGATAGCGGGTATCGCTACCGCGCAAATCGGTGATCTCATCGTCGAAAATACGGTGATGACGACGGTCTCTCAAGTGGACCCGATTAAGGTCAATTTCCCCATTAGCGAGAGGGAATATTTACAATTTGCGGACCGGATCGCGAAAGCCGGGAGTAAGGCCGAAGCACAACGATCCAACAAACACCATCTTGAGCTGGTCCTTGCCGACGGAAGCGTCTACCCGCACAAGGGGAGAGCCGTACTCGCTGATCGCCAGGTTGATGGCAAAACCGGAACGATCACCATCGTCAGTTATTTCCCAAACCCTACCCATCTTCTACGCCCCGGCCTTTTTGCCAAAGTGCGTGCTTCTATCGAAACCCGGATAGGAGGACTCTTAGTTCCACAGCGGGCCGTCAAGGAACTTCAGGGTACATATCAGGTCGGAGTAATCGGAGCCGAGAACAAGGTGGCTTTTCGAAAAGTGATTCCCAGTCACAGGATCGGATCACTCTGGCTGATTGACGAAGGCCTGAAACCCGGCGAGATGGTCATCGTTGAAGGACTGCTCAAGGTTCGTGATGGAATGGAGGTCACACCCAAATTGATTCAGGCCGAAACACAACCCGGCTCCGAGAGTTCCCCCGAACAACACGGCACAACCCAATAA
- a CDS encoding formylglycine-generating enzyme family protein has product MKAGRRLKDQGKPSLYNALKPMGAVAFVLLLVIGAWWYSTTPDQSSVPDPQIGVTCDMGISAAKSGRALSVTNAPPTLPAGQPISSPHASSETEYSSPPSEPAPDGMVWIPGGEFSMGAADLSDEEINDVGMHATRDSRPIHRVYVDGFWMDKTEVTNAQFKRFVDVTGYVTVAERTPRAEDFPGAPPENLVAGSVVFSPPDHSVPLNNHFQWWSYIKGANWRHPLGPGSDLKERDQFPVVHIAYEDAEAYAKWAGKRLPTEAEWEFAARGGLAGKVYPWGDEFRKDGQWMANSFQGHFPQQDTGKDQYTGIGPVAKFPPNGYGLYDVAGNVWEWTSDWYRPDYYARLAIAGGVAHNPQGPDSPFDPSEPGEKKRVHRGGSFLCTDQYCSRYMVGTRGKGEISTGTNHLGFRCVMSPK; this is encoded by the coding sequence ATGAAAGCCGGTCGCCGATTGAAAGATCAAGGGAAGCCTTCGCTATATAATGCGCTCAAACCAATGGGCGCAGTGGCTTTCGTCTTGCTCTTGGTCATCGGAGCCTGGTGGTATAGCACGACACCAGACCAGTCCTCTGTGCCGGATCCACAGATCGGCGTGACCTGCGATATGGGTATTTCTGCTGCGAAGTCCGGTCGGGCTCTGTCAGTGACGAATGCGCCACCAACCCTGCCTGCGGGCCAGCCGATCTCATCCCCACATGCTTCATCAGAAACTGAATACTCGTCCCCGCCCTCCGAACCTGCTCCGGATGGCATGGTCTGGATTCCCGGTGGTGAGTTTTCCATGGGGGCAGCCGATTTATCCGATGAGGAGATAAACGATGTCGGCATGCACGCGACGCGAGATTCACGGCCGATTCATCGTGTGTACGTCGATGGATTCTGGATGGATAAAACAGAAGTCACCAATGCGCAGTTCAAACGGTTCGTGGACGTCACCGGCTATGTCACGGTCGCAGAGCGCACACCACGCGCGGAGGATTTTCCAGGTGCCCCTCCGGAGAACCTGGTGGCCGGGTCTGTCGTGTTTTCTCCACCGGACCATTCTGTGCCCCTCAATAACCATTTTCAATGGTGGAGTTACATTAAAGGCGCAAACTGGCGTCATCCGCTTGGTCCAGGTAGTGATCTCAAAGAACGCGACCAATTTCCTGTTGTGCACATCGCCTATGAGGACGCGGAAGCCTATGCGAAGTGGGCCGGCAAGCGACTCCCGACTGAAGCGGAATGGGAATTTGCCGCGCGCGGAGGATTAGCAGGGAAGGTCTATCCTTGGGGCGATGAGTTTCGAAAAGACGGCCAATGGATGGCCAATAGCTTTCAGGGTCATTTCCCACAACAGGACACGGGAAAGGATCAGTATACGGGCATCGGGCCCGTGGCAAAATTTCCCCCGAACGGATACGGACTGTATGACGTAGCCGGGAACGTGTGGGAATGGACGAGTGACTGGTATCGGCCAGATTATTACGCACGACTTGCAATAGCAGGCGGAGTCGCACACAATCCCCAAGGGCCGGACTCCCCGTTCGATCCCAGCGAACCCGGTGAAAAAAAACGCGTGCACCGTGGCGGATCGTTTTTGTGCACCGATCAATACTGCTCCCGCTACATGGTCGGCACACGCGGGAAAGGTGAGATCAGCACTGGCACGAATCATCTGGGGTTCCGGTGTGTCATGTCTCCAAAATAG
- a CDS encoding DUF4136 domain-containing protein, with translation MIGLNPKFENANYMVKERVGPMRCFLRLVVLLALPGFWGCSTISVSSDYRESTDFSELKTFSWMLKTPEGDIDLGGANHIARQRIQDAVAAELANKGYIEIIAGNSDFYVTYYVGREERMRVENMQGPLMRPYWGMGMGYTEVYQYEEGTLIIDLLDAKPAQHIIWRGVAKGVVDWKGTTGGQTGLINEAVQKVLAQFPPKRS, from the coding sequence ATGATAGGACTGAATCCTAAATTCGAAAATGCGAATTATATGGTAAAAGAAAGGGTGGGACCAATGCGATGTTTCCTGAGGCTTGTTGTTTTGTTGGCGTTACCCGGTTTTTGGGGGTGCTCCACTATTTCTGTCAGTTCTGATTATAGAGAGTCGACGGATTTTAGTGAGCTGAAGACATTTTCCTGGATGCTGAAAACGCCAGAAGGAGACATCGATCTGGGTGGGGCCAATCACATAGCCCGGCAAAGGATTCAGGACGCGGTCGCAGCCGAACTTGCAAACAAGGGATACATCGAAATCATCGCTGGAAATTCAGATTTCTATGTGACCTATTATGTTGGTAGGGAGGAGCGAATGCGTGTCGAAAATATGCAAGGTCCGCTCATGAGGCCATACTGGGGGATGGGTATGGGCTACACCGAAGTGTACCAATACGAGGAAGGGACGCTTATCATCGATCTCCTTGATGCGAAGCCGGCTCAGCATATTATCTGGCGTGGAGTTGCGAAAGGCGTGGTGGATTGGAAGGGAACGACAGGAGGGCAAACCGGGCTGATCAATGAGGCAGTCCAGAAAGTTTTGGCACAATTCCCTCCAAAACGTTCCTGA
- a CDS encoding alginate export family protein — protein sequence MALSLCWILLTASFSQSEEPHKQPTPPIDDPFLLWRLDAVRKKTREIPQNIWERIRNGQKWTWNEYPDQVLIQEENLIKWPRYLSAALNTPEWLDLGFTNRVRREGFDYPFKADQKGNTWAWDQRTRFRATTKWKVFRAQLEFQGANSGEKADTDIVGSSTFNAANIQQLFASMTLQNFLGTGLRTDLHVGRINMDIGSRRLVARSRFPNNAQSFDGIHWRVAETNQWFVRAFFSEVVSDNNNTNRFGLFTNEGDYFWGLSYENSHFSWARTQLYYFGRDEEEKDGGTERRHSTLGIRVYQPPEIGEYDYEAESAWQFGTLDNMDHFAYFQHISLGYTFAFPWSPRILAMYDYASGTENPNGNQSHTFDTLFGARNFEYTSTSLFGPFFRSNISSPGIRLITHPLPTLDINVKYRAWYLAQSRDQWVNSGMQDPTGAAGNFLGQNVQVRIQWRPSPSFTLDAGYEHFFKGSYITNQTDVPGNPPANDTNYFYVQTEVRF from the coding sequence ATGGCTCTATCTTTGTGTTGGATCCTGCTGACTGCATCCTTTTCGCAGAGCGAAGAACCCCACAAACAACCAACTCCTCCCATAGATGATCCTTTCTTGCTATGGCGATTGGATGCAGTCAGAAAAAAAACCAGAGAAATTCCTCAAAATATATGGGAGCGGATTCGAAACGGTCAGAAGTGGACCTGGAATGAATATCCTGATCAAGTGCTTATTCAGGAAGAAAACCTTATCAAATGGCCTCGGTATTTGTCCGCTGCCCTCAATACGCCCGAGTGGTTGGACCTGGGTTTTACCAATCGAGTTCGTCGAGAAGGATTTGATTACCCTTTTAAGGCCGACCAGAAAGGCAATACCTGGGCTTGGGATCAGCGAACCCGCTTTCGGGCCACCACAAAATGGAAGGTTTTCCGGGCGCAGCTAGAGTTTCAAGGAGCGAATTCCGGTGAAAAGGCCGATACAGACATCGTGGGTTCTTCCACGTTTAATGCGGCCAATATCCAACAATTGTTTGCGTCTATGACTCTCCAAAATTTCCTGGGGACCGGCCTTCGAACGGATCTTCACGTCGGGCGCATCAATATGGATATCGGGTCAAGACGTCTCGTCGCTCGTTCTCGTTTTCCAAATAACGCCCAATCCTTTGATGGTATTCATTGGAGAGTAGCTGAGACCAATCAGTGGTTTGTCCGCGCCTTTTTTTCGGAAGTTGTTTCCGATAACAACAACACGAATCGCTTTGGCTTGTTTACGAATGAGGGTGATTATTTCTGGGGACTTTCGTATGAAAACTCGCACTTTTCCTGGGCCAGGACCCAACTCTACTATTTTGGCAGAGATGAAGAGGAGAAGGACGGAGGAACCGAACGAAGGCATTCAACCTTAGGAATCCGGGTCTACCAACCACCGGAAATTGGAGAATATGATTATGAAGCGGAATCTGCCTGGCAATTCGGCACATTGGACAACATGGATCATTTTGCCTATTTTCAACATATCTCACTTGGTTATACCTTTGCCTTTCCATGGTCACCCAGGATTTTGGCCATGTACGATTACGCCAGTGGCACAGAAAATCCTAATGGGAACCAAAGCCATACATTCGATACCCTCTTTGGTGCGCGCAATTTTGAATATACTTCAACCAGTCTCTTCGGCCCTTTCTTTCGTTCCAATATCAGCTCGCCGGGCATCCGGCTGATCACTCACCCACTCCCAACCTTGGATATCAATGTGAAATACCGGGCCTGGTATTTGGCCCAATCCCGAGATCAGTGGGTCAACTCCGGCATGCAAGACCCAACGGGAGCCGCAGGAAATTTTCTGGGGCAGAATGTGCAAGTCAGAATTCAATGGCGTCCTTCCCCAAGCTTTACCCTAGATGCCGGCTATGAACACTTCTTTAAGGGCTCTTATATTACAAATCAGACTGATGTGCCAGGAAATCCTCCAGCCAATGATACCAATTATTTCTATGTTCAAACCGAAGTCAGATTTTAG
- a CDS encoding TMEM175 family protein: MRNWSRGIFLGHLTSLERLNGLTDGVYAIVITLLVLDLKVPETPGMTTGQLLSDLQKQIPNFAAWILSFYMAAFLWMRNFWILNHLKKCDEKTFWLNFVHLMFVSLIPYAASLLGHYEEDAIAVMLFSAILGLASFSLLILHRYVAPKREWHSDGVPKLWTNPNLWAMYPAPLFAIGSILISFNNVNGAIAFWFLAPVWARFFSQR, translated from the coding sequence ATGAGGAATTGGAGTCGAGGCATATTTTTAGGCCATCTCACCTCACTGGAACGGCTTAATGGCCTCACTGATGGTGTGTACGCCATTGTGATCACCCTTCTGGTGCTGGATCTGAAGGTGCCTGAAACTCCGGGAATGACCACAGGGCAGCTTCTTTCCGACCTACAGAAACAGATTCCAAATTTTGCTGCCTGGATACTCAGCTTTTACATGGCGGCCTTTCTGTGGATGAGAAATTTTTGGATTCTCAACCATCTCAAGAAATGCGATGAAAAGACATTCTGGTTGAACTTTGTTCATCTGATGTTTGTCTCTCTCATCCCCTATGCAGCCTCGCTGCTCGGACATTACGAAGAAGATGCCATTGCGGTCATGCTTTTCTCCGCAATTCTTGGTCTGGCCAGCTTTTCCTTACTTATCCTCCACCGGTATGTGGCCCCCAAACGCGAATGGCATTCGGATGGTGTCCCCAAGCTCTGGACAAATCCGAACTTGTGGGCCATGTACCCCGCACCTCTTTTCGCGATAGGTTCTATTCTCATCTCTTTCAACAACGTCAATGGCGCGATTGCCTTCTGGTTCCTCGCCCCGGTCTGGGCACGTTTTTTTTCACAGAGATAA